Proteins from a single region of Haloarchaeobius litoreus:
- a CDS encoding DUF7471 family protein codes for MLASVGEWLSGTEATILLTVLGLATLGTTVLFLIGVVGYRRRKSRVYLLVTLALGLLVGRSIVGFGTVFGIVPMPVHHLIEHGSDFVVATLVLYALYWSEPPSPSA; via the coding sequence ATGTTAGCGTCAGTCGGCGAGTGGCTCAGCGGGACCGAAGCGACGATACTGCTCACCGTGCTGGGCCTGGCGACCCTCGGGACGACAGTGCTATTCCTCATCGGGGTTGTCGGCTACCGACGGCGAAAATCCAGGGTCTACCTGCTGGTGACTCTCGCCCTCGGCCTGCTCGTCGGTCGGTCGATCGTCGGGTTCGGAACGGTGTTCGGCATCGTCCCGATGCCGGTCCACCACCTCATCGAACACGGTTCCGACTTCGTCGTCGCAACGCTGGTCCTGTACGCCCTCTACTGGAGTGAACCGCCCTCGCCGTCAGCGTGA
- a CDS encoding winged helix-turn-helix transcriptional regulator, which yields MSDVRRSLHRHIESHPGVHFNELARNLDIATGQAQYHLRRLLEAGRLDTEELRGRTHYFPTGYDPWERRTISLLRRETVRGIIVVALENPEPSAADLAEDLDVARSTVSWHVSTLVDAGVAEKCYDEQGRSHITLTRPAETRRLLDEVTPSLPDRLVDRFTRLVDEGLLE from the coding sequence ATGAGCGACGTGCGACGGAGCCTCCACCGTCACATCGAGTCCCACCCAGGCGTCCACTTCAACGAACTCGCCCGCAACCTCGACATCGCGACCGGGCAGGCGCAGTACCACCTCCGTCGTCTCCTGGAGGCGGGACGCCTCGATACCGAGGAACTGCGGGGCCGGACTCACTACTTCCCGACGGGGTACGACCCGTGGGAGCGACGAACCATCTCGCTGCTCCGCCGCGAGACAGTCCGTGGCATCATCGTCGTTGCACTGGAGAACCCGGAGCCGTCGGCAGCCGACCTGGCCGAGGACCTCGACGTGGCCCGGAGCACGGTCTCGTGGCACGTCTCCACGCTCGTCGACGCCGGCGTCGCGGAGAAGTGCTACGACGAGCAGGGTCGGAGCCACATCACGCTGACGCGGCCGGCGGAGACGCGCCGCCTGCTCGACGAGGTCACGCCCTCGCTGCCGGACAGGCTCGTCGACCGGTTCACCCGGCTGGTCGACGAGGGACTCCTCGAGTGA
- a CDS encoding nitrous oxide reductase accessory protein NosL, which yields MGERNSTELDRRTMLALVGTGSAAALGGCLGGNGDGDDGTPTATETPSDAVPDEYRTATGLDGGQRDPAALVAKGDVSYQSEPQNGQQCSGCAFYIPDKNGDGVGACTIVEGTIEPNGYCTSYVAHEADSDGDEQSVSPVDVPEDASCAVCGMMAANFPEWNAQAVHTDDTREFFCTSGCATTYYAVPVQFAETDADVAGLWVRDLNSRELVDGTTAYYALETDGERLDDPMRVNPAPFEARADAVAYVDEVDYLTEEDIVQLSAFDRELAEQYRGQLLE from the coding sequence ATGGGAGAACGGAACTCGACGGAACTCGACCGACGGACGATGCTCGCACTGGTCGGGACCGGCTCGGCCGCCGCACTCGGGGGCTGTCTCGGTGGGAACGGCGACGGGGACGACGGAACCCCGACTGCCACCGAGACGCCGAGCGACGCGGTCCCCGATGAGTACCGGACCGCGACTGGGCTCGACGGGGGACAGCGCGACCCCGCCGCCCTCGTAGCAAAGGGCGACGTGAGCTACCAGTCCGAGCCCCAGAACGGCCAGCAGTGCTCCGGCTGTGCCTTCTACATCCCGGACAAGAACGGCGACGGTGTCGGTGCCTGCACCATCGTCGAGGGGACCATCGAACCGAACGGCTACTGCACGAGTTACGTCGCACACGAGGCCGACAGTGATGGCGACGAACAGTCGGTCTCGCCCGTCGACGTGCCCGAGGACGCCAGCTGTGCAGTCTGTGGCATGATGGCCGCGAACTTCCCGGAGTGGAACGCACAGGCCGTCCACACCGACGACACCCGCGAGTTCTTCTGTACGTCCGGCTGTGCGACGACCTACTACGCCGTCCCGGTCCAGTTCGCGGAGACAGATGCCGACGTCGCGGGCCTCTGGGTCAGGGACCTGAACTCGCGGGAACTCGTCGACGGAACGACCGCCTACTACGCTCTCGAGACCGACGGGGAGCGTCTCGACGACCCGATGAGGGTGAACCCCGCCCCGTTCGAAGCCCGCGCGGACGCCGTGGCGTACGTCGACGAGGTGGACTACCTCACCGAGGAAGACATCGTCCAGCTCTCGGCGTTCGACCGCGAACTGGCCGAGCAGTATCGCGGCCAGCTGCTCGAGTAG
- a CDS encoding SCO family protein, giving the protein MQRRTYLTATAGVAAASAGCLTSALGGNDGGETVLDPPADQQYDSGKLPYPAYGQVLPEFEVPDPLAGDVVVSDDLGGTLVVTAFFASCPVECVRLIGQLAGVQQGTVERGIDDEVTFLAITFDPERDDAETLREYGERMNIDMEAGNWRFLRPESAERAETVVDEKLGVTFDRIGAGESERLPGYDFRHLSLTFLRNPHGIVERAYRTDRPDHQRVLSDVETVVEATT; this is encoded by the coding sequence ATGCAACGACGGACCTACCTCACCGCCACTGCCGGGGTCGCCGCGGCGAGTGCCGGCTGTCTCACGTCGGCTCTCGGGGGGAACGACGGCGGCGAGACGGTGCTCGACCCGCCCGCGGACCAGCAGTACGACAGTGGTAAGCTCCCGTATCCGGCCTACGGGCAGGTCCTGCCCGAGTTCGAGGTTCCCGATCCGCTGGCCGGCGACGTGGTCGTGAGCGACGACCTCGGCGGGACGCTCGTCGTCACCGCGTTCTTCGCCTCCTGTCCCGTCGAGTGCGTCCGCCTCATCGGCCAGCTCGCGGGCGTCCAACAGGGAACCGTCGAACGGGGCATCGACGACGAGGTGACGTTCCTTGCGATCACGTTCGACCCCGAACGCGACGACGCCGAGACGCTCCGGGAGTACGGCGAGCGAATGAACATCGACATGGAGGCGGGGAACTGGCGGTTCCTGCGACCGGAGTCCGCGGAGCGCGCAGAGACCGTCGTCGACGAGAAACTCGGCGTTACTTTCGACCGTATCGGTGCCGGGGAGTCCGAACGGCTGCCCGGCTACGACTTCCGGCACCTCTCGTTGACCTTCCTCCGGAACCCACACGGCATCGTCGAACGGGCGTACCGGACCGACCGTCCGGACCACCAGCGCGTGCTCTCGGACGTCGAGACGGTCGTCGAGGCGACCACCTGA
- a CDS encoding sulfite exporter TauE/SafE family protein, translated as MATCTPANPLLGTEALGLPVLALVGLLGGAHCVGMCGPLVATYAARMDTGGRDGVLSVRTVRQQAVFNLGRTVSYTLLGGLFGLAGQLVFVSVRDVTLVATEVRATTGIVVGLVVAAVGVNYATGNGARTLPIPGVERVGSTVRDVLLPRVDEWVGDYRIAGLGAVHGFLPCPLLYPAYLYAFVQGSALGGAAALAALGLGTVPAVFLTGTVFEGLDVGGHQRLHSALGVAFVVLGYIPLQHGLAALGFALPAIPLPHFQPW; from the coding sequence ATGGCGACATGTACACCAGCCAATCCACTCCTCGGGACGGAGGCACTCGGCCTCCCGGTGTTGGCACTCGTCGGCCTGCTCGGGGGCGCGCACTGCGTCGGGATGTGTGGCCCGCTGGTCGCGACGTACGCCGCCAGGATGGACACGGGCGGGCGCGACGGTGTCCTCTCGGTCCGGACGGTCCGCCAGCAGGCGGTGTTCAATCTCGGCCGGACGGTCAGCTACACGCTGCTGGGCGGGCTGTTCGGGCTCGCCGGCCAGCTCGTCTTCGTGAGCGTCCGGGACGTGACACTCGTCGCCACGGAGGTCCGCGCCACGACGGGAATCGTTGTCGGTCTCGTCGTCGCTGCCGTCGGCGTCAACTACGCCACCGGCAACGGTGCCCGGACCCTCCCGATACCGGGCGTCGAACGCGTCGGGAGCACGGTCCGGGACGTCCTGCTCCCGCGGGTGGACGAGTGGGTCGGCGACTACCGCATCGCCGGGCTCGGAGCCGTCCACGGGTTCCTGCCGTGTCCGCTGCTGTACCCGGCGTACCTGTACGCGTTCGTGCAGGGGTCCGCACTGGGCGGCGCAGCCGCCCTCGCAGCACTCGGACTCGGGACCGTCCCGGCCGTCTTCCTGACCGGGACGGTGTTCGAGGGACTGGACGTCGGTGGCCACCAGCGTCTCCACAGCGCGCTGGGCGTCGCCTTCGTCGTGCTGGGCTACATCCCGCTCCAGCACGGGCTGGCCGCACTCGGTTTCGCCCTTCCAGCCATCCCGCTGCCGCACTTCCAGCCGTGGTGA
- a CDS encoding TlpA family protein disulfide reductase has protein sequence MRRRELLGSLAAATAVTTAGCNSLGQSLTGDGGDDPEAVTVETIDAPGSRAGSATVPERGRVTFVEFFATTCPICASQMSVVGEAHGQVDDGVQFLSVTSEPVGLTVSTDEVASWWADNGGSWPVGIDDGLALARKYDATSVPTAVVVGPDNVVTGRHSGRTTVSRIVSEIRAARPGEQP, from the coding sequence GTGCGGCGCCGTGAGCTGCTGGGCTCGCTCGCCGCCGCGACGGCAGTTACGACCGCCGGCTGCAACAGCCTCGGCCAGTCACTGACGGGTGACGGCGGAGATGACCCCGAGGCGGTGACCGTCGAGACCATCGACGCGCCCGGCAGCCGAGCTGGCAGCGCGACCGTCCCGGAGCGGGGCCGCGTGACGTTCGTCGAGTTCTTCGCGACGACCTGCCCGATCTGTGCGTCGCAGATGTCGGTCGTCGGGGAGGCCCACGGCCAGGTCGACGACGGGGTCCAGTTCCTCTCGGTGACCAGCGAGCCGGTCGGGCTGACCGTCTCGACCGACGAGGTCGCGTCCTGGTGGGCCGACAACGGTGGGAGCTGGCCCGTCGGCATCGATGACGGGCTCGCGCTGGCCCGGAAGTACGACGCCACCAGCGTCCCGACGGCAGTCGTCGTGGGCCCGGACAACGTCGTGACCGGGAGGCACAGTGGGCGGACCACCGTCTCGCGGATCGTCTCCGAGATTCGGGCTGCGAGGCCCGGTGAGCAGCCGTGA
- a CDS encoding cytochrome c biogenesis protein CcdA, giving the protein MTDPLGSHVVFAAGAGLATFLSPCALPLVPGYVGFYASAADDGGNTAGIVTRGFAAAAGLLVTLGTLAGLAILVGRPVALVLPVLEPVVGVALVVFGVLLLTERGPAPTVALPERGANSSGFALFGAGYAGASAACVLPVFLAVVVQAVSLSLPRVAAVVSVYALGAALPLLAVTVAVGLGLDVATARLAALGDRLERLAGVVLVLAGAGQVVVAFVPNAVPSLPVPL; this is encoded by the coding sequence GTGACCGACCCACTCGGCAGTCACGTCGTGTTCGCGGCAGGTGCGGGCCTGGCGACGTTCCTGTCGCCGTGCGCGCTCCCGCTCGTTCCGGGCTACGTCGGATTCTACGCGAGTGCGGCCGACGATGGTGGAAACACAGCAGGTATCGTCACGCGCGGGTTCGCCGCCGCCGCGGGCCTCCTCGTCACCCTCGGGACGCTCGCCGGCCTCGCTATCCTCGTCGGCCGTCCGGTCGCACTGGTGCTCCCGGTCCTCGAACCGGTGGTCGGGGTCGCACTCGTCGTCTTCGGTGTCCTGTTGCTGACCGAACGCGGGCCCGCCCCAACCGTCGCGTTACCCGAACGCGGGGCGAACAGCTCGGGATTCGCGCTGTTCGGGGCGGGCTACGCCGGTGCCTCGGCGGCCTGTGTCCTGCCGGTCTTCCTGGCGGTCGTGGTCCAGGCGGTCTCGCTCTCGCTCCCCCGGGTAGCCGCCGTCGTCTCCGTGTACGCGCTCGGGGCCGCCCTGCCGTTGCTGGCGGTCACGGTCGCGGTGGGCCTCGGACTCGACGTAGCGACTGCCCGACTCGCTGCGCTCGGCGATCGGCTCGAACGTCTCGCCGGCGTCGTCCTCGTCCTCGCCGGGGCAGGACAGGTCGTGGTCGCATTCGTCCCGAACGCCGTCCCCTCGCTCCCCGTACCACTATGA
- a CDS encoding NosD domain-containing protein, with the protein MRTVTSVGVVVVLVLLVAGTGLAVDPGDGDQLSPVPFDRTLTTGLTGVDVEQAREAGHVVPRGQVFYSQYEYVVGYYGTDALVAGVTGPQHTAQFGRPLAVFVTDLAGTDPKLTDEGDVTLPDAASPGWARAGDAWFVVGTPARTPAGPTALPFADRAAAREFAREHDGTVVDWEGLRERLADEDAGGDRKPPVADRQRWADRAVERTRGSRDRPVSMVVGTDQQAVLAATDRPSTSSGSPSPVVLGEDAPTLAAAVGRAPPNTTIRLLPGRYDANLTVEKSLTVAGSGTDTVLDGGGDGSVVTVGTSDVAITDLRIVGVGDANAGQLESDDGSAWDRRIRLTYGYGDAAVRLRDADRSLVENVSVDTPSNGIVALDSDGVVVRNVAVNGTDGLAGFMSVLPMYSRMVVEDSHFDGGRDAVYAHYADGTVVRDNHIENLRFGFHDMYTSDTLVVNNTIRDVNTGLYVMTRPSGNAMVGNDIRNSSIGISTAGSASYVNGNVVAGNEIGLSIGTTRSTYRGNTVVDNGVGVRLTTMLPTNDVFENDVVRNDRSVSPGMATLVSWAVDGRGNYWGTVPGVDRDGDGVVDRTYDPTDSVDRNARHSPVANALAYSPAAQLFDQFQQAAPGLREPSVVDPAPLTGPVHPGRLETHNVTTP; encoded by the coding sequence ATGAGGACCGTCACCTCCGTCGGGGTCGTCGTCGTGCTGGTGCTCCTCGTCGCAGGAACGGGTCTCGCGGTCGACCCGGGCGACGGCGACCAGCTCTCGCCGGTGCCGTTCGACCGGACGCTCACGACCGGGCTGACGGGCGTCGACGTCGAGCAGGCCCGGGAGGCAGGCCACGTCGTCCCGCGAGGCCAGGTGTTCTACTCGCAGTACGAGTACGTCGTCGGCTACTACGGGACCGACGCGCTCGTCGCTGGCGTCACCGGACCCCAGCACACGGCCCAGTTCGGCCGTCCCCTTGCCGTCTTCGTCACCGACCTCGCCGGGACGGACCCGAAACTGACCGACGAGGGGGACGTGACGCTTCCGGACGCGGCGTCCCCGGGCTGGGCGCGCGCGGGCGACGCGTGGTTCGTCGTCGGGACGCCCGCACGGACGCCCGCCGGGCCGACTGCTCTCCCCTTCGCCGACCGGGCGGCTGCGCGGGAGTTCGCCCGTGAGCACGACGGTACGGTCGTCGACTGGGAGGGTCTCCGGGAACGGCTCGCGGACGAGGATGCCGGCGGTGACCGCAAGCCGCCAGTCGCGGACCGCCAGCGGTGGGCCGACCGGGCGGTTGAGCGAACACGCGGGTCGCGGGACCGGCCGGTGTCGATGGTCGTCGGCACCGACCAACAGGCAGTGCTAGCGGCGACAGACCGGCCTTCGACGTCGTCCGGGTCGCCGTCGCCGGTCGTCCTCGGTGAGGACGCACCGACGCTCGCGGCGGCCGTCGGCCGGGCACCGCCGAACACCACCATCAGACTCCTCCCCGGTCGATACGACGCGAACCTCACCGTCGAGAAGTCGCTCACCGTGGCCGGGAGCGGCACCGACACCGTGCTTGATGGCGGCGGGGACGGCTCCGTCGTCACCGTTGGTACGTCGGACGTCGCCATCACCGACCTCCGAATCGTGGGTGTCGGGGACGCCAACGCCGGCCAGCTCGAGTCGGACGACGGCTCGGCGTGGGACCGCCGCATCAGGCTCACCTACGGCTACGGCGACGCGGCAGTCAGGCTGCGTGACGCCGACCGGTCGCTGGTCGAGAACGTCAGCGTCGACACGCCGTCGAACGGCATCGTCGCGCTCGACAGCGACGGGGTCGTCGTCCGAAACGTCGCGGTGAACGGGACCGACGGGCTCGCGGGGTTCATGAGCGTCCTGCCGATGTACTCCCGGATGGTCGTCGAGGACTCCCACTTCGACGGGGGGCGCGACGCCGTCTACGCCCACTACGCCGACGGGACGGTCGTCAGGGACAACCACATCGAGAACCTCCGGTTCGGCTTCCACGACATGTACACCAGCGACACGCTCGTCGTCAACAACACCATCCGCGACGTGAACACGGGCCTCTACGTGATGACCCGACCGTCAGGGAACGCCATGGTCGGCAACGACATCCGAAACAGCAGCATCGGCATCAGCACCGCCGGGAGTGCCTCCTACGTGAACGGGAACGTCGTCGCCGGAAACGAGATCGGGCTCTCCATCGGGACCACTCGGTCGACCTACCGGGGCAACACGGTCGTCGACAACGGTGTCGGCGTCCGGTTGACGACGATGCTCCCCACCAACGACGTCTTCGAGAACGACGTCGTGCGTAACGACCGCTCGGTCTCGCCCGGGATGGCGACGCTCGTGAGCTGGGCGGTCGACGGTCGTGGAAACTACTGGGGGACAGTGCCTGGCGTCGACCGCGACGGTGACGGCGTCGTCGACCGGACCTACGACCCGACCGACTCCGTCGACCGGAACGCGCGGCACTCGCCGGTCGCGAACGCGCTCGCCTACTCGCCGGCAGCACAGCTGTTTGACCAGTTCCAGCAGGCAGCACCGGGGCTCCGTGAGCCGAGCGTGGTCGACCCCGCCCCGCTGACCGGCCCGGTCCATCCGGGCCGATTGGAGACGCACAACGTGACCACACCATGA
- a CDS encoding ABC transporter ATP-binding protein: MSTQSTDRPDEQPEQRPAVELADVCHSFGDLDVLGDVSFSVSPGTVACVVGPNGSGKTTLLRIVADLLEPDAGAISVAGDGGRRVGYLAQQPAFRRQFTVAETVAFYGSLVAERVDVDAILDRVGLSAVAGRRVDALSGGMVRLLGLAQAMVGDPSVLVLDEPANGLDPTMARHLRAVIDDLTADGDAVLLSTHDLHTVDRLADTVLLVDHGELVAAGPPDELLAEADAASLDEAIATLGHGGETAAVSPGLHGGDRP; the protein is encoded by the coding sequence ATGAGCACTCAGTCAACCGACCGGCCGGACGAACAGCCCGAACAGCGACCAGCCGTCGAACTCGCGGACGTGTGCCACTCGTTCGGCGATCTCGACGTGCTGGGTGACGTCTCGTTCAGCGTCTCACCCGGCACCGTCGCCTGCGTCGTCGGCCCGAACGGGAGCGGGAAGACGACGCTGCTCCGGATCGTCGCCGACCTGCTCGAACCCGACGCAGGTGCCATCTCCGTCGCCGGCGACGGCGGTCGTCGGGTCGGCTACCTCGCCCAGCAGCCCGCGTTCCGCCGTCAGTTCACCGTCGCCGAGACGGTCGCGTTCTACGGCTCGCTCGTGGCCGAACGAGTCGACGTCGATGCCATCCTCGACCGGGTGGGCCTCTCGGCGGTCGCCGGCCGACGGGTCGACGCGCTCTCGGGCGGAATGGTCCGTCTACTCGGTCTCGCACAGGCGATGGTCGGCGACCCGTCGGTGCTCGTCCTCGACGAGCCGGCGAACGGACTCGACCCGACGATGGCTCGCCACCTCCGGGCGGTGATCGACGACCTCACCGCCGACGGTGACGCGGTGCTCCTCTCGACGCACGATCTGCACACGGTCGACCGCCTCGCCGACACCGTCCTCCTCGTCGACCACGGCGAGCTCGTCGCCGCCGGCCCACCGGACGAGTTGCTGGCCGAGGCAGACGCCGCGTCGCTCGACGAAGCCATCGCGACGCTCGGCCACGGTGGGGAGACGGCCGCTGTCTCTCCCGGGCTCCACGGCGGTGATCGCCCGTGA
- a CDS encoding ABC transporter permease: MSGPRSLLDVAEREFRTVLRTPSLLLALLGYVLLVGGVAWVRGTGAYLALVLDLLTPVELLAPVLAFAVGYRALLGDRESGELETIRTYPIDGHWYVLGVYLGRAVVMLGTVLLGLVAAGVVVPLSGQAKLSVVASHATVDSPVLYSRYVLATSLFVLAVLAIALLVSAAARSTRGGLALATGSVVALVVGLDSALLGSLGGWTSSTNGATALLALSPNSAYRSLVFELSVAPTGVAVPDGPTALVSAVALGVWLTVALRLASWLAWH, encoded by the coding sequence GTGAGCGGCCCGCGCTCGCTGCTGGACGTCGCCGAACGCGAGTTCCGTACCGTCCTCCGGACGCCGTCGCTGCTGCTCGCGCTGCTCGGCTACGTCCTGCTCGTCGGTGGTGTCGCCTGGGTGCGCGGCACGGGTGCCTACCTCGCGCTCGTGCTGGACCTGTTGACGCCCGTCGAACTGCTCGCTCCAGTCCTGGCGTTCGCCGTCGGCTACCGGGCCCTGCTCGGTGACCGCGAGAGCGGCGAACTGGAGACGATCCGAACGTACCCCATCGACGGCCACTGGTACGTCCTCGGTGTCTACCTCGGTCGCGCCGTGGTCATGCTCGGGACCGTCCTCCTCGGGTTGGTCGCCGCCGGTGTCGTCGTCCCGTTGAGTGGGCAAGCGAAGCTCTCGGTCGTCGCCTCCCACGCCACGGTCGATTCACCGGTGCTCTACTCGCGGTACGTTCTGGCGACGTCACTGTTCGTGCTGGCTGTCCTCGCCATCGCCCTCCTGGTCTCCGCCGCGGCACGCTCCACGCGAGGCGGGCTCGCACTCGCGACCGGATCGGTCGTGGCACTCGTCGTCGGGCTCGACAGCGCGCTGCTCGGCTCGCTCGGCGGTTGGACGAGCTCGACGAACGGCGCGACCGCGCTGCTCGCACTCAGTCCGAACAGCGCGTACCGGAGCCTCGTCTTCGAGTTGAGCGTGGCTCCGACCGGCGTCGCCGTCCCGGACGGCCCGACTGCGTTGGTCAGTGCGGTAGCACTCGGTGTTTGGCTGACTGTGGCCCTCCGGCTCGCCTCGTGGCTCGCCTGGCACTGA